A window from Chiroxiphia lanceolata isolate bChiLan1 chromosome 3, bChiLan1.pri, whole genome shotgun sequence encodes these proteins:
- the TMEM30A gene encoding LOW QUALITY PROTEIN: cell cycle control protein 50A (The sequence of the model RefSeq protein was modified relative to this genomic sequence to represent the inferred CDS: inserted 4 bases in 4 codons; deleted 2 bases in 2 codons), with protein sequence MAVNYSAKEEADGHPSGGVGVPGGGAVGAAAGGGAVKTRKPDNTAFKQQRLPAWQPILTAGTVLPAFFIIGLIFIPIGIGIFVTSNNIREYEIDYTGTEPSSPCNKCLNVSWDSTPXCTCTIHFTLEHSFESNVFMYYGLSNFYXNHRRYVKSRDDSQLNGDNSSLLNPSKECEPYRTNEDKPIAPCGAIANSMFNDTLELYRIDNDTRTPITLIKKGIAWWTDKNVKFRNPTGDGNNLTALFQGTTKPVNWPKPVYMLDSEPDNNGFINEDFIVWMRTAALPTFRKLYRLIERKTIQPTLQAGNYSLEIAYNYPVHSFDGRKRMILSTISWXGGKNPFLGIAYITVGSICFFLGVVLLIXHHKYGNRNTSADIPN encoded by the exons ATGGCGGTGAACTACAGCGCCAAGGAGGAGGCGGACGGGCATCCTTCGGGCGGCGTCGGCGTCCCGGGCGGCGGTGCCGtgggc gcggcggcgggggggggggccgTGAAGACTCGCAAGCCCGACAACACGGCGTTCAAGCAGCAGCGGCTGCCGGCCTGGCAGCCCATCCTGACGGCGGGCACGGTGCTGCCGGCCTTCTTCATCATCGGCCTCATCTTCATCCCCATAGGCATCGGCATCTTCGTCACCTCCAACAACATCCGCGAGTACGAG atTGACTATACAGGAACGGAGCCTTCTAGTCCCTGCAACAAATGCTTAAATGTGTCCTGGGACAGCACAC CCTGTACTTGCACCATCCACTTCACACTGGAACATTCATTTGAG AGCAACGTATTCATGTATTATGGACTTTCCAACTTCT AAAACCACCGTCGTTACGTGAAATCTCGAGATGACAGCCAGCTAAATGGAGACAACAGTTCATTACTT AATCCAAGTAAGGAATGTGAGCCTTACCGCACAAATGAGGACAAACCCATTGCTCCTTGTGGAGCTATTGCCAACAGTATGTTTAATG ATACATTGGAGTTATACCGCATTGATAATGACACGAGGACTCCAATTACTTTGATTAAAAAAGGCATTGCATGGTGGACAGATAAAAATGTAAAGTTCAGGAATCCTACAGGAGATGGAAACAACTTAACTGCACTGTTCcaag gCACAACAAAACCTGTGAACTGGCCCAAGCCAGTGTATATGCTGGACTCAGAGCCTGACAACAATGGCTTTATCAACGAGGACTTCATCGTGTGGATGCGTACTGCTGCTCTGCCAACGTTCCGCAAGCTGTATCGTCTCATTGAAAGGAAGACAATACAGCCTACCTTACAGGCTGGAAACTACTCTTTGGAGATTGCATACA ATTAT CCTGTACACAGTTTTGATGGACGAAAAAGGATGATCCTAAGCACCATCTCAT ATGGAGGCAAAAATCCCTTTCTGGGAATTGCTTACATCACTGTTGGGTCCATATGCTTCTTCTTAGGAGTGGTATTGCTGA ATCATCACAAATATGGCAATCGAAACACTAGTGCAGACATTCCCAATTAA
- the LOC116783615 gene encoding cytochrome c oxidase subunit 7A2, mitochondrial — MWRNVLALRQISQRTISTASRRQIENRVPEHQKLFQEDNGLPVHLKGGAKDALLYRTTVVLTVFGTVYCMYHLVVSSMPKKQK, encoded by the exons ATGTGGCGGAACGTGCTG gctCTTCGCCAAATTTCCCAGAGAACCATAAGCACTGCTTCACGCAGGCAGATTGAAAACAGAGTTCCTGAGCATCAGAAACTTTTTCAG GAGGATAATGGCCTCCCAGTGCATCTTAAGGGTGGTGCAAAGGATGCTCTGTTGTATAGAACCACCGTGGTTCTAACGGTGTTTG GAACAGTCTATTGTATGTATCATCTGGTTGTCTCTTCAATGCCCAAGAAGCAGAAATGA